In Drosophila yakuba strain Tai18E2 chromosome X, Prin_Dyak_Tai18E2_2.1, whole genome shotgun sequence, a single genomic region encodes these proteins:
- the LOC120322422 gene encoding T-cell activation inhibitor, mitochondrial: MVTLRFLAPRRIVDYCRRLLSTDLVTALRPFYQAIQTDSLAHNPAEKRVNEESLRLLCSHLESLSGATGSCLPPDGQLEFYIPMGSGSGSGSGSDSGSQEAGGQVVVSRLVRVQVDRSLLDPRAVIRQILSSCKLLPLDKEQEQVKRGQEMEKELGKVLRKEPVRERVRPPQAPVQKNLSALRELFRDAQREHSLETWMRQALARSQASEVTTLRSKIEAIEGALVQQLGIRGTRYDCGCNMERYHDCLTTLQGLAEDPKVGKVTGQLGALRNRFVVFAPYTGISLEGDVMLFSGDSPSGWLAFLAEMRLHEEQLRLVPLYEKALSAVLLGIRIERRRVPDCPGCEARAYAGSLRRVIRAVSEHLKLEESVQELPPSLQDHQLAIVPDSDAPKVSQTGLFLAPASCSGPDLVEFICRNLDVASGRFSRYRRDIQVERQLWRQCQEELGLQRLSKDDSVTPDKMVVAIRHLLQSGIKSCRGLSLHITNYWSVPTDGIVCIPWDFMSRDK; encoded by the exons atggtcaCACTGCGCTTCCTGGCTCCTCGCCGGATTGTCGACTATTGTCGTCGTCTGCTGAGTACGGATTTGGTCACCGCACTCCGTCCGTTCTACCAGGCCATTCAGACGGACAGCCTCGCTCACAATCCGGCGGAGAAGCGGGTCAACGAAGAGTCACTGCGTCTGCTCTGCTCCCATCTGGAATCCCTGAGTGGCGCGACGGGCAGTTGTCTTCCGCCCGATGGCCAGCTGGAGTTCTACATACCCAtgggttcgggttcgggttcgggttcgggttcggaTTCGGGGTCGCAGGAGGCCGGCGGTCAGGTGGTGGTTAGTCGACTGGTGAGGGTGCAGGTGGACAGGAGTTTGCTGGATCCCAGGGCGGTGATTAGGCAGATTCTGAGCTCCTGTAAGCTGCTGCCGTTGGACAAGGAGCAGGAACAAGTGAAGCGG GGTCAGGAGATGGAAAAGGAGCTCGGAAAAGTGCTGCGAAAGGAGCCAGTGAGGGAACGGGTGCGACCGCCACAGGCGCCAGTGCAAAAGAACTTGAGTGCGCTGAGGGAGCTGTTCAGGGATGCCCAGAGGGAGCACTCCCTGGAAACGTGGATGCGCCAGGCACTGGCACGTTCCCAGGCCTCGGAAGTCACCACGCTGCGCAGCAAAATCGAGGCCATTGAAGGCGCCTTGGTGCAGCAGCTGGGCATTCGCGGCACCCGCTACGATTGTGGCTGCAACATGGAGCGCTACCACGACTGCCTCACCACCCTCCAGGGCTTGGCCGAGGATCCCAAGGTCGGCAAGGTCACCGGACAGCTGGGAGCGCTGCGTAACCGGTTTGTGGTCTTTGCACCGTACACTGGCATTAGCTTGGAGGGCGATGTGATGCTCTTCTCGGGGGACTCGCCCTCGGGTTGGCTGGCCTTCCTCGCCGAGATGCGCCTGCACGAGGAGCAACTGCGTCTGGTGCCGCTGTACGAGAAGGCCCTGTCCGCCGTGCTGCTGGGCATCCGGATAGAGAGGCGTCGGGTGCCGGACTGCCCGGGCTGTGAGGCCCGTGCCTATGCGGGCAGTTTGAGGCGCGTGATCCGGGCGGTCAGCGAGCACCTGAAGCTGGAGGAGAGTGTGCAGGAGCTGCCGCCATCGCTGCAGGACCATCAGCTGGCCATTGTGCCCGACAGCGATGCACCGAAGGTTAGCCAAACCGGTCTCTTCTTGGCGCCCGCCTCCTGCTCCGGACCCGATCTGGTGGAGTTCATATGCCGCAACCTGGATGTGGCCAGTGGGCGGTTCAGTCGCTATCGCAGGGACATCCAGGTGGAGCGGCAATTGTGGCGACAGTGCCAGGAGGAGTTGGGCCTGCAGCGACTCAGCAAGGACGACTCCGTGACGCCGGACAAAATGGTCGTGGCCATACGGCATTTGCTTCAGAGTGGCATCAAATCCTGTCGCGGCCTCAGTCTGCACATCACCAACTATTGGTCAGTGCCCACCGATGGCATCGTCTGCATTCCCTGGGACTTTATGTCCCGCGACAAGTAG
- the LOC6540000 gene encoding probable insulin-like peptide 6, with translation MIPEVATTKVLLVLTTVLAVAALISSWVPQVAGGPVPPAEYEQRRTMCSTGLSDVIQKICVGGTVALGDVFPNSFGKRRKRDMPNVTDLCCKPGGCTYRELLQYCKG, from the exons ATGATTCCCGAAGTGGCGACCACCAAAGTCCTGCTAGTCCTCACCACCGTGCTCGCTGTGGCGGCGCTGATCAGCAGTTGGGTGCCACAGGTGGCGGGTGGTCCAGTCCCACCCGCGGAATACGAGCAGAGACGCACGATGTGCTCCACTGGGCTCAGCGATGTGATACAGAAGATATGCGTGGGCGGTACGGTGGCACTCGGCGATGTTTTTC CCAACAGTTTTGGAAAGCGCAGGAAGCGCGACATGCCGAATGTGACCGATTTGTGCTGCAAACCGGGTGGCTGCACCTACAgggagctgctgcagtactGCAAAGGATGA